The sequence aggaccagagcgttttttgcaattctgaccactgtcactttaaacattaataactctggaatgcttttaattatcattctgattccgagatagttttttcgtgacatattctactttaacttagtggtaaaattttatggtaacttgcatcctttcttggtgaaaaatcccaaaatttgatgaaaaaaatgaaaattttgcatttttctaactttgaagctctctgcttgtaaggaaaatggatattcaaaataaaacatttttgggttcacatatacaatatgtctactttatgtttgcatcataaaatttatgagttttaacttttggaagacaccagagggcttcaaagttcagcagcaatttggaaatttttcacaaaattttcaaactcgctatttttcatggaccagttcaggtttgaaatggatttgaagggtcttcatattagaaataccccataaatgaccccattataaaaactacaccccccaaagtatttaaaattacattcaataagtgtattaaccctttaggtgtttcacaggaatagcagaaaagtgaaggagaaaattcacaatcttcattttttacactcgcatgtttttgtagacccaatttttgaatttttgcaaggggtaaaaaggagaaaatttgtacttgtttttgaaacccaatttctctcgagtaagcacatacctcatatgtctatgtaaagtgttcggcgggcgcagtagagggctcagaagggaaggagcgtcaaatggtttttggggggcatgtcacctttaggaagcccctatggtgccaggacagcataaaaaaccccacatggcataccattttggaaactagacccctcggggaacgtaacaaggggtaaagtgaaccttaataccccacaggtgattcacgacttttgcatatgtaaaaaaaaaaaaaaaaaaaaaaaaaaaattttttacctgaaatgcttggtttcccaaaaattttacatttttaaaaagggtaatagcagaaaataccccccaaaatttgaagctcaatttcttccgattcagaaaacaccccatatgggggtgagaagtgctctgctggcgcactacaggtctcagaagaggaggagtcacatttggctttttgaaagcaaattttgctctgggggcatgccgcatttaggaagcccctatggtgccaggacagcaaaaaaaaaacacatggcataccattttggaaactagacccctcggggaacgtaacaaggggtaatgtgaaccttaataccctacaggtgattcacaacttttgcatatgtaaaaaaaataaaaaaattttacctaaaatgttggtttcccaaaaatgtttgatttttaaaaagggtaatagcagaaaataccccccataatttgtaacacaatttctcccgagtacggcgataccccatatgtgaccctaaactgttgccttgaaataagacagggctccaaagtgagagcgccatgcgcatttgaggcctgaattagggacttgcataggggtggacataggggtattctacgccagtgattcccaaatagggtgcctccagctgttgtaaaagtcccagcatgccaaggacagtcagtggctgtctggtaatactgggagtagttgttttgcaacagctggaggctccgttttggaaacagtggcgtaccagacgtttttcatttttattggggaggggagggaggctgtgtaggggtatgtgtatatgtagtgttttttactttttattttattttgtgttagtgtagtgtttttagggtacagtcgcatgggtggggggttcacagtagtttctcgctggcagtttgagcagcggcagaaaatttgcctcagctcaaacttgcagccggatacttactgtaatcctccgcccatgtgagtgtaataATTGGGGGTGAGCGCTAagcccgacttagtaatggagtccgtctattagacagcttccactacttagcctgttaagaaaaaaaaaaacacgtttaaaaaatttttattccaaaaaacactcccctacaaTCCCTcgctaaccattttattaatataaaaaaataaataaaaaaaaaacactggtcattaaCGTAATCCGCcgaatccgaagaagtcctctgcatacatggatctgaaatgataagaaaaaaacatggaaaatatGTTAATACATTTATGGTGCCTCCAGTAGTTGCTAAACTACATCCCCCATTCCATGAcgagagttgtaatttagcaatagCGAGCCtcctgtttagcaacagctgagggcaccctgttcctaaactacaactcccatcatgggagttgtagtttatcaacagcCAGGGAAGCCCGTTTATCTCTCTCCGCCTGTGCCGCATGACCACAGCTgctagcatgtcctcactgtaaaggcatgctgggattgtagttgTGAAGTGCGGGCTGGTGGGAAATGTGTGGGCGGGTGACAGGGAAGATTGTCACCCACTTGCACATCTCCCACCcgcctgcatgactacaactcccagcatgcccttacagcaaggacatgctgggggttgtcctcactgtaaaggcatgctgggagttgtagttgtgaggtGCGGGCTGGTGGGAAATGTGTGGGCGGGTGACAGGGAAGCTTGTCACCCACTTGCACATCTCCCACCCgcctgcacgactacaactcccagcatgcccttacagcaaggacatgctgggggttgtagttgtgtggtgtggGGAGCGGAGCGGAGCCAGCCGGGAACCATGAATATATTACTATGGCACTGTCATTTCAGATTCCCCGcccggagctgtgattggccaagggGTCTCGGTcaatcacagcttcaggagggaaatatgaaactacagtgccatagtattatattcatggtagccagccggggagcggagcgcttgtcacctgcgccgcatgactacaaatcccagcatgcccttacagtaaggacatgttgggagttgtagttgtgaggtGCACGCAGGTGACAAGCGCTTCGCTCCCCGGCCTGGAACCATGAATATAACACTACGGCATTGTCCTTTCATATTCCCcactctgagctgtgattggccgaggggtctcggacaatcacagcttcaggagggaaaaatgaaactACAGTGCTGTAGTTTCATGTTCCTGTGAGCCGGCCGGGGAGCGaagcgcttctttcaattttttgAGGTTGGATAAGTTATCAAATCTAAAATAAAGTACAAACCTGTAGAATTCAGGCAATAGGAGAAACAGCAAATAAATACTTTATACAATCATTGCACTTACTGATAAAATATTCAATGTAACAGCCCTGAAGATATAAGACGCAACCAACCGAAAACATAGCAGATACATGGTCGACAAGCAAAGTGCTGACCGGTCGGATGCTACTTCTCTAATGGTGCGTAGTTCAGCAGCTTCTCAATAATATCGACATGAGAGAGCAGCATCCGGCGACAACAATAACGTTTCAATCCTAAGGCGTCCCTTGGAATGGAATAACGTCAGATTACTTAGTGTCCTGTAGATTATTAATCACAATTACACCATATAACATAAAATGCAAAAGGATCCAAATTTGTAAAAAACAAATCATggcgtatttttattttatttatttcttgggCCAACTTCACACAGACGTATTACAGCCGTGTTTTTGCATCCCCATTATACCCTCAAGTCCCGACCTTACCGCTGTCAATTACGGTCATCAGACTATGGTCAGGCTGGGCGGTTGTAATACACCCATGCAACTGGCACCGACCAATCAAAGCTCCCGGCAGGGAATACAAAATCCCTGCACAGTAACTTCATATTCCCCTCTGGGAGCCGGCCGGCCGGGGCGCGAAGGTCAGTGCCGCCTTCACCACCGTGCGAGGTACAGTGCTGCAGGCACCATCAGTTAGGGCATAATGCGATCTAAGGGAAGGTCCTCTTCCTTATTTTGCTGACGTACAGGGATCCGCGGGTTGGGGCGGGGAGGAGGTGTGCCGCTGCGAGAGTCCGACGGCCCATCTGACTGTTGAATATAACTTCACAAACTGTGGGCAAAGTAAGAAAAAGACCTTCTCTTATATCGCAAAACGGATGGTGCCTGCACCTCTATAGCTCGAACAGAggtgacagattcactttaaatactaagtcagtgtttcccaaccagggtgcctccagctgttgcaaaactacaattcccagcatgcccgacagtctttggctgttttttttatgtttcctccGTACCCCTATTATTACTTGGCACAGTGTTtccagaccagggtgcctccagctgttgcaaaactacaactcccagcatgcccggacagcctttggctgtttttaTGTTTCCCTTGCACCTCTACTATTACTTggcacagtgtttcccgaccagagtggctccagctgttgcaaaactacaattcccagcatatcgATACAGGATATCCACGAACGctttacttaaaaaataaaaatatgtacagtagtttttttttatgtttcccccGCACCTCTATTATTACTTggcacagtgtttcccgaccagggtgcctccagctgtttcaaaactacaactcccagcatgggagggcatgtttggagttgtagttttgcaaagtaaGAAAAAGACCTTCTCTTATATGGCACAACTGATGGTGCCTGCACCTCTATAGCTCGAACGCTTTTCACTTTAAATGCTAAGTCAGTGTTtacgaccagggtgcctccagctgttgcaaaactacaactcccagcatgcccggacagccaaaggctgtttttaTGTTTTCCCCCACACCCCTATTATTACTTGGCACAGTGTTTCcagaccagggagcctccagctgttgcaaaactacaactcttagcacaTCGATACAGGATATCCACGAAcgctttactaaaaaaaaaaaaaaaaaatttcaataaatataattaccgtatttatcggggtataccacgcaccggcctataacacgcaccctcattttaccaaggatatttgggtaaaaaatgttttttacccaaatatccatggtaaaatgagggtgcgtgtgtgcgcgtgtataccccgatacacccccaggaaaggcagggggagagaggccgtcgctgcccgcttctctccccctgcctttcctggggtctagagccctgctgccgccgcttctctccccctggctatcggcgccgctgcccgttctgtccccctgactatcggtgccggcgccgatagccagggggagagaaggggcagtggcacccattgccggcgccgctgccccgttgcctccccccatccccggtggcataattacctgggccgGGTCCCCTGCTTCGTTgctatgcatggcgcggcgcactgacatcatgcgccgtgcagcgcatagcaacgacgccggggacgcacgccggaggcctgcagcagcgcggacccgacccaggtaattatgccaccggggatggggggaggcaacggggcagcggcgccggcaatgggtgccccttctctccccctggctgtcggcgccgcttctctccccctggctatcggcgccggcaatggggcgtcggcaccgatagtcagggggacagaacgggcagcggcgccgatagccagggggacagaagggccggcagaagggctctagaccccaggaaaggcagggggagagaagcgggcagcgacggcctctctccccctgcctttcctgggggtgtatcggcgtataacacgcacatagactttaggctaaaatttttagccgcctaaaaagtgcgtgttatactccgataaatacggtgtatatatatatatatatatatatatatatatatatatatatatatatatatatgtacagtagtttttttttatgtttcccccGTACCTCTATTATTACTTggcacagtgtttcccgaccagggtgcctccagctgttgcaaaactacaactcccaggatggctggacagcctttggctgtccggacatgctgggagttgtagttttgcaacaactgaaacaGAGAGGTCAGTGCCGCCTTCACCACCGTGCGAGGTACAGTGCTGCAGGCACCATCAGTTAGGGCATAATGCGATCTAAGGGAAGGTCCTCTTCCTTATTTTGCTGACGTACAGGGATCCGCGGGTTGGGGCGGGGAGGAGGTGTGCCGCTGCGAGAGTCCGACGGCCCCTCTGACTGTTGAATATAACTTCACGAACTGTGGGCAAAGAAAAAGACCTTCTCTTATATCGCAAAACGGATGGTGCCTGCACCTCTATGGCTCGAACAGAggtgacagattcactttaaatgctaagtcagtgtttcccaaccagggtgcctccagctgttgcaaaactacaattcccagcatgcccgacagtctttggctgtttttttatgtttcctccgcacccctattattacttggcacagtgtttccagaccagggtgcctccagctgttgcaaaactacaactcccagcatgcccggacagcctttggctgttttaATGTTTTCCCCGCATTCTACTATTACTTggcacagtgtttcccgaccagagtgcctccagctgttgcaaaactacaattcccagcatatcgATACAGGATATCCATGAAtgctttacttaaaaaaaaataataataataatatgtacagtagtttttttttatgtatctccCGCACCTCTATTATTACTTGGCTACTTggcacagtgtttcccgaccagggtgcctccagctgttgcaaaactacaactcccagcatgggagggcatgtttggagttgtagttttgcaaaagtaagaAAAAGACCTTCTCTTATATGGCACAACTGATGGTGCCTGCACCTCTATAGCTCGAACGCTTTTCGCTTTAAATGCTAAGTCAGTGTTtacgaccagggtgcctccagctgttgcaaaactacaactcccagcatgcccggacagccaaaggctgtttttaTGTTTTCCCCCGCACCCCTTTTATTACTTGGCACAGTGTTTCcagaccagggagcctccagctgttgcaaaactacaactcttagcatattGATCTCCACGAAcgctttacttaaaaaaaaaaaaaaaaattatatatatatatatatatatatatatatatatatatatatatatatatatataataataataataataataaatatatgtacagtagttttttttatgtttcccccGTACCTCTATTATTACTTggcacagtgtttcccgaccagggtgcctccagctgttgcaaaactacaactcccaggatggccggacagcctttggctgtccggacatgctgggagttgtagttttgcaacaactgaaacgGGTAACACTGTGCCAAGTAATAATAGGGGTGTGTGGGAAACATaaaaaacagcctttggctgtctgggcatgctgggagttgtagttttgcaacaactgaaacgGGTAACACTGTGCCAAGTAATAATAGGGGTGTGTGGGAAACATaaaaaacagcctttggctgtctgggcatgctgggagttgtagttttgcaacagctggaggcatcctggtcgggaaacactgtgtcaagtaataataggggtgcggggaaaacataaaaaaatgttaaataaagcgTTCGTGGATCTGCTATATCGGTATGAGTAGTGATCACATGACATGACTGCTTGATGATGCTACTAAAGAAACTCCAGAgatcaaagggggagatttatcaaaacctgtgtggaggaagagtggcgcagatgcccatagcaaccaatcaaatcgtttctttctttaaaaaaaaaaaaaaagcctttgaaaaatgaaagtgatctgattggttgctatgggcaactgcaccactcttcctccacacaggttttgataaatctcccccacagtataCAAACCATGGACACTGATGATGATAATAAATGGTTTATGTTTCATGTTCACGTGTCCTAgttcaaaaatttttttattttgggtttcGGCCTCCATTTTTATACTTTGGACTGAAAACACTTGTGATCTGGTGAGAACATCTACAGAAGAACAGGAAAATGGTGTCACTGGTCGGctggtgcctttttttttttattttagcaaatTTCCCTTTAAAATTTGGTCCCCAAGGGCTGAGCGGAGAGACCAGGACAGCACGAGgtgctacagtacagtacaggggtaaaggggtactctactgggaaaaaaaatgttttaaatcaactggtttcagaaagttaactagatttgtaaatgatttctataaaaaaaaaaaaatgtaatccttccagtacttatcagctgcaatatgatccacaggaagttattttctttttgaatttc is a genomic window of Hyla sarda isolate aHylSar1 chromosome 10, aHylSar1.hap1, whole genome shotgun sequence containing:
- the LOC130294340 gene encoding DNA-directed RNA polymerases I, II, and III subunit RPABC5-like — protein: MIIPVRCFTCGKVVGNKWEAYLGLLQAEYTEGDALGLKRYCCRRMLLSHVDIIEKLLNYAPLEK